From the genome of Gemmatimonadaceae bacterium:
TCCTCGAGCGCCATCTGGCCGCGGGCGATGGGGCCATGATCCGCAAAGTCGATGGCGCCGCCCTTTCGCGTCGCGAACTCACGTACAAACTCTGGCACGAGCTCCGCACCATAGTGCTCGGCCAATCGTGCGGCGAGCGTTGTCTTTCCCGTCGACTCCGATCCGGTCAGTACGACGCGAATCATGCGGGCGTCGCGGTTTGGGTCTGCGCCGCGAGGACGCGCCGCCACGCGACGTAGCCCATCACCGCGAGCACGAAGTAGCCGATGTAGTTGACCGCCGTCAGGTAGTTTCGCCCGGCGATGAACATCGCGACGTACACCGCGTCGACGACGATCCACAGCGCCCAGTTGTCGATGAGCTTCTTCGCCAACATCCACTCCGCCACGAGACTCGCAGCAACTGTTGCAGCATCCGTGTACGAGAACGCGTCGCCCGGGAGCCGACGCGTGACGGTGAACAGCAGCACCCACGTCGCGACACCGACCGCGATCGACACCATCCACGCACGACGCGAGGCACGCGACACGTGCAACTCGCTACGTGCTCGGCCACCATGCAGCCATTCGTACCAGCCGTAGATCGACAGCACGAGATAGACGATCTGCAATCCCGCGTTCGCGTAGTACCCTTGCTTCACGAAGAGGAACGCGTACATGGCGACGTTGACGATTCCAGTCGGCCAGTTCCAAACACTCTCGGGAATCGCCAGGAACACACTGATCAATCCGATCGTCGCGGCGACGAGCTCGAGACAGCTCATGCCGTGCGCGGTGAGCCATGTGCAGAGAACGCTCACTGGCGAATCTGCCGCAGCGATTCGTCGCCGGCCGTCTTGACCGCCGCTGCAGCATTATCGATCGCCGATCGAGTCGCGGCGGAAGAACCGCCGACTTCGATGTCGGCCATCGCACGAATTGCCGCGACGTAATAGTCCGTCCACGTGCGGAGAATGTCTTCTTCCTTGGCGCGGTCACCGCTCGCCGCGATCGCCGCACGGCTCAGCGTCACTTCGCGATTCAAGCGCGCGATCGCCGCACGCTGCTGCTCGGCGATGAGATCGCGCGCCGTTTGGCCGTCGGCGGATGCCAGCGTCAACACGGACACGAGCGCCGCATGTCCCACATGCGTCAACTCGGGGATCGAGACCTTGTCGATCCGATCGCCGTCGGTGTGGTAGTACACGTCGGTGAAATGCCAGAAGAGCGCACCCGGTTTCTTGAAGTCGAGAAACGGCGTGTGATCGCTGCCGCCCTCGAATGGATTGGTTCGCACCACCCAATCCGTGCCGGCGGCTTCGTCGAGACAGCGCGCCAGCAAATAATCGTTGTAGTAATACGGAACGAGATCCTGTTTCGTCAGCGGACGGCCGCCCCACTCGCTGTGCTTGTCGTCGCCGCGCGTCCAGATCGCCGAGGGGTCGGGCATCTTCTCGATCAGAAACGTGCCGCCCGTCTTGCTCGCGTCCTCGCCGGTCATGTCCAGGCTCAAGCCCCAGCGCACGCCACGCGTACGCGTCGAGTCGGCCGCGAGGAAGTTGCGCGTCTGCGCGATCTCGAGACCGAACAGCATCGTGATCGTGCGCTTCGGCCGAACGGATCCGTTCCGCACCAGCGTGCCGAGCACGCGGGCCATTTCGCTCAGATCGCCGACGCCCGACGCGTTGTCGTTGGCGCCGGGCTCCTGCACGTGCGCGCTCAAGACGTAGCGCTCGCCGGGCGCGTCGCTTCCGTGCACCTCGGCGACCAGCGTCAGCTCATCAGAGG
Proteins encoded in this window:
- the pnuC gene encoding nicotinamide riboside transporter PnuC produces the protein MSVLCTWLTAHGMSCLELVAATIGLISVFLAIPESVWNWPTGIVNVAMYAFLFVKQGYYANAGLQIVYLVLSIYGWYEWLHGGRARSELHVSRASRRAWMVSIAVGVATWVLLFTVTRRLPGDAFSYTDAATVAASLVAEWMLAKKLIDNWALWIVVDAVYVAMFIAGRNYLTAVNYIGYFVLAVMGYVAWRRVLAAQTQTATPA
- a CDS encoding M28 family peptidase; this translates as MSFFCRLAVVATLGASVSLAQRPESPAAVKRYFALVRPAFSGQRAYDQTAFMDQYFRWPGNTGFNASIHRVEQTLKAAGYVEEAAAKPGAVLTYRIEHRPLSAPAWDPEDAEVTIVGERTPVLAFATNRNMLAINSFSTPDSGVLAPLVDVGKGTGADYDRASVAGKIVLVEANVGRAFPEAVQRRGAVGVLAYNMPAYTQPGVHTHSIQFGSIPYDSVKRAWGMPISRDALTRLREAMAKGPVMLRVRTKTKQFPSDELTLVAEVHGSDAPGERYVLSAHVQEPGANDNASGVGDLSEMARVLGTLVRNGSVRPKRTITMLFGLEIAQTRNFLAADSTRTRGVRWGLSLDMTGEDASKTGGTFLIEKMPDPSAIWTRGDDKHSEWGGRPLTKQDLVPYYYNDYLLARCLDEAAGTDWVVRTNPFEGGSDHTPFLDFKKPGALFWHFTDVYYHTDGDRIDKVSIPELTHVGHAALVSVLTLASADGQTARDLIAEQQRAAIARLNREVTLSRAAIAASGDRAKEEDILRTWTDYYVAAIRAMADIEVGGSSAATRSAIDNAAAAVKTAGDESLRQIRQ